In Calothrix sp. PCC 7507, one DNA window encodes the following:
- a CDS encoding CO2 hydration protein, whose product MTTTTIPSTTKLPPSTHEFADVIHRLEAGGSMLPDTPENLMQIIGLYKAYAVPMDFYWRDLLYIAEREFLNPLPFFKYFLPKEYLDRHNHYAGDDADLRIWRGTAKAHPELLAFIEKGETSKMPRLFHHLFHDRINMEFAEACMRAMLWHRHMYAPVNQFDAYLDSEEYKANADRAIKAYFQGNPVMLGLHKLFPDMFLEQCRQMSYYSNLGLFWEVMAPVFFEMSDIYDEGGFKGVPDAMNFLVNGIFAIAGRPIYHHVYINGECYEIIPKSKGFTWLYEAALPYVEAVFYRTAPFRGTKSYNAQAGQVPEDQKDFHYGILYADVFPVGTAGIPPTLLMQDMLHFLPQYLVDYYKQYCRGEADMLIQLGVSFQRSMYNVTSAVIQALRTALLYPLDDQNPKHLQANREFFEAQLNRFTRSDYNMRDAARLRSIQRQDYR is encoded by the coding sequence ATGACAACAACCACTATCCCCTCAACCACAAAATTACCTCCTTCCACACATGAATTTGCTGACGTAATTCACCGCTTAGAAGCTGGTGGTTCAATGTTGCCAGATACGCCAGAAAACTTAATGCAAATCATCGGCTTATACAAAGCTTATGCAGTGCCGATGGATTTTTACTGGCGTGATCTCCTCTATATTGCAGAACGCGAATTTCTCAACCCCTTACCCTTCTTTAAATACTTCTTACCCAAAGAGTATCTAGACAGACACAATCATTATGCTGGTGATGACGCCGATTTAAGAATTTGGCGTGGTACAGCCAAAGCCCATCCTGAACTATTGGCATTTATCGAGAAGGGTGAAACTTCCAAGATGCCGAGGTTGTTTCATCATTTATTCCACGATCGCATTAATATGGAATTTGCTGAAGCTTGTATGCGGGCTATGCTTTGGCATCGTCACATGTACGCACCAGTCAACCAATTTGATGCTTACCTGGACTCAGAAGAATATAAAGCTAATGCTGATCGGGCAATTAAGGCTTATTTTCAAGGCAACCCAGTCATGTTAGGGCTGCATAAGCTGTTCCCCGATATGTTCTTAGAACAGTGCCGCCAGATGTCTTACTACTCCAATCTCGGCTTATTCTGGGAAGTCATGGCACCGGTATTCTTTGAAATGTCCGATATCTATGATGAAGGCGGCTTTAAAGGTGTTCCAGATGCCATGAATTTCTTAGTTAATGGCATATTTGCGATCGCCGGACGCCCAATCTATCACCACGTTTATATTAACGGCGAGTGTTACGAAATTATCCCCAAATCTAAGGGTTTCACTTGGCTATATGAAGCCGCATTACCCTATGTAGAAGCTGTCTTTTATCGGACTGCACCCTTTAGAGGCACAAAATCTTATAATGCTCAAGCAGGTCAAGTACCCGAAGATCAAAAAGACTTCCATTACGGCATTCTCTACGCTGATGTTTTCCCCGTAGGCACTGCTGGAATTCCACCAACATTATTAATGCAAGATATGTTGCACTTCTTGCCACAATATCTAGTGGATTATTACAAACAATATTGCCGAGGTGAAGCCGATATGTTGATTCAATTGGGCGTGAGTTTCCAAAGGTCAATGTATAACGTCACTTCTGCAGTCATTCAAGCCTTAAGAACTGCGCTTTTATATCCTTTAGATGACCAAAATCCCAAGCACTTACAAGCAAATCGAGAGTTCTTTGAGGCGCAATTAAATCGCTTCACTCGTAGTGATTATAATATGCGTGATGCGGCTCGGTTAAGAAGCATTCAAAGACAAGATTATCGATAG
- a CDS encoding CDP-alcohol phosphatidyltransferase family protein, which produces MNLTLIPTGLVLFRFFISPFLLWDALDGKTSIWFIVGFVAAFLSDIFDGIIARRLGVSNAQLRQADSWADVCLFSCIFVSAWLVYRDVVIDFRWPLLTVVFAQLVWWIVNLVKYGKPASYHTYSAKFWGITLFIAIVALFGFNYAGIPLWLTCIAGFIYSIEEIAMTLILPVWKHDVLSIFHALKLRQELLIEQPEI; this is translated from the coding sequence ATGAATCTCACATTAATTCCCACTGGACTTGTATTATTTCGTTTTTTCATATCTCCATTCCTCCTCTGGGATGCCTTAGATGGCAAAACCAGTATTTGGTTCATCGTTGGTTTTGTAGCGGCCTTTCTCTCTGATATTTTCGATGGCATTATAGCCAGACGCTTGGGTGTTAGCAATGCCCAATTACGACAAGCCGATAGTTGGGCGGATGTCTGCCTTTTTAGCTGTATTTTTGTGAGTGCGTGGCTGGTTTATAGAGATGTTGTCATTGATTTTCGCTGGCCTTTATTAACAGTTGTTTTTGCTCAGTTGGTGTGGTGGATAGTAAATTTAGTCAAATATGGTAAACCTGCTAGCTATCACACCTACTCAGCAAAGTTTTGGGGGATAACACTTTTTATTGCCATTGTCGCTCTATTCGGTTTTAACTATGCTGGAATTCCCTTATGGCTGACTTGTATTGCTGGCTTTATTTATAGTATCGAAGAAATCGCCATGACACTCATACTGCCAGTTTGGAAACATGATGTGTTGAGTATTTTTCATGCTCTCAAGCTGCGTCAAGAATTATTAATAGAACAACCTGAAATTTAG
- a CDS encoding NADH-quinone oxidoreductase subunit M, with product MLSVLIWTPIIGAAIIGFWPGGAAQASRIRLVSLTLSGLVLLWNLFILLKFDPSNPGMQFREYLPWNETLGLSYQLGVDGLSILMLVLNSLLTWVAIYSSSQQTQRPRLFYSLILLVSGGVAGAFLAENLLLFFLFYELELIPFYLLISIWGGEKRAYAGIKFLIYTAVSGALILATFLGMVWLTGASSFAFDAVSTQTLSAGMQIILLAGIIVGFGIKIPLVPFHTWLPDAYVEASAPIAILLGGVLAKLGTYGLLRFGLGMFPEAWSTLAPTLAIWGAISAIYGALVAIAQTDIKRMVAYSSIGHMGYILVAGAASTPLALVGAVAQMFSHGIILAVLFLLVGIVEVKVGTRELDQLNGLMSPIRGLPLISALLVLSGMASAGIPGLTGFVAEFLVFQGSFANFPIPTLLCVLSSALTAVYFVILLNRTCFGKLDNNKAYYARVMWSEKTPALVLTALIIFLGVQPTWLVRWSEPTTTAMVAAIPMLEKVVPSEVALKP from the coding sequence ATGCTGAGTGTATTAATCTGGACACCAATTATAGGTGCGGCAATTATCGGGTTTTGGCCTGGTGGGGCAGCCCAAGCAAGTAGAATTCGTTTAGTATCTCTCACTTTATCTGGCCTAGTTCTTCTCTGGAATCTGTTCATCTTGCTGAAATTTGATCCCAGTAATCCGGGGATGCAGTTTCGAGAGTATCTACCTTGGAATGAAACCCTCGGACTAAGCTATCAACTAGGGGTTGATGGACTATCAATATTGATGTTGGTTTTAAATAGCCTACTCACTTGGGTTGCTATTTATAGCAGCAGTCAGCAGACTCAACGACCACGGCTTTTTTATTCACTAATCCTATTAGTGAGTGGTGGGGTTGCAGGTGCATTTTTAGCAGAGAATTTACTGCTATTCTTCCTGTTTTACGAACTAGAATTAATCCCTTTTTATCTGCTGATTTCAATTTGGGGAGGGGAAAAACGGGCTTATGCTGGGATTAAATTCCTCATTTATACCGCTGTATCAGGTGCTCTAATTCTCGCTACCTTCCTGGGTATGGTATGGCTGACTGGTGCTTCCAGTTTTGCTTTTGACGCTGTCTCTACCCAAACCCTTTCAGCCGGAATGCAAATTATCTTGCTTGCAGGGATAATTGTGGGTTTTGGCATCAAAATTCCCCTAGTTCCCTTCCATACTTGGCTACCGGATGCTTATGTTGAAGCTTCCGCACCGATCGCTATTTTACTAGGTGGTGTATTGGCAAAGCTAGGAACCTATGGACTATTGCGGTTTGGATTGGGGATGTTTCCGGAAGCTTGGAGTACGCTTGCGCCAACCTTAGCAATTTGGGGAGCAATCAGTGCTATTTATGGGGCATTAGTAGCGATCGCCCAAACAGACATCAAGCGCATGGTAGCCTATAGTTCCATCGGACACATGGGTTATATATTGGTAGCTGGTGCTGCTAGCACCCCCCTCGCACTTGTTGGCGCAGTCGCCCAAATGTTTAGCCACGGCATTATTCTCGCCGTCCTCTTCCTCTTAGTAGGCATTGTCGAAGTTAAAGTTGGCACCCGCGAATTAGATCAACTCAATGGTTTAATGAGTCCCATCCGCGGCTTACCCCTCATTAGTGCCCTACTAGTTCTCAGCGGTATGGCTAGCGCTGGCATTCCTGGATTAACGGGATTCGTCGCCGAATTTCTCGTCTTTCAAGGTAGTTTCGCCAACTTCCCCATACCCACACTGTTGTGTGTATTATCTAGCGCCTTAACCGCAGTGTATTTCGTCATCCTCTTGAATCGTACCTGTTTTGGCAAACTCGATAACAACAAAGCCTACTATGCCAGAGTAATGTGGTCTGAAAAAACACCAGCTTTAGTGTTGACAGCTTTAATTATCTTTTTGGGAGTTCAACCCACTTGGTTAGTGCGTTGGAGTGAACCAACAACCACAGCAATGGTAGCTGCAATTCCGATGTTGGAAAAAGTTGTCCCCTCTGAAGTAGCCTTGAAGCCGTAA
- a CDS encoding NAD(P)H-quinone oxidoreductase subunit F, with translation MAQFLLETVWLVPCYALIGGLLAVPWSPGIIRRTGPRPAGYVNLVMTFLALVHSVIALFASWNQPPIELFIPWLSTAGLNLTIAVEISAASVGAVVVITGLNFLAQIYAVGYMEMDWGWGRFFSLLGFFEAGLSALVLCNNLFFSYVILEILTLGTYLLVGLWFSQPLVVTGARDAFLTKRVGDLFLLMGVLALWPLAGTWDYTELAEWATTANVNPTVITLVGLALIAGPMGKCAQFPLHLWLDEAMEGPVPSTILRNSVVVASGAWVLIKLQPVLTLSPIVSSTIVAIGAVTAVGASLIAIAQTDIKRCQSYSVSAYMGLVFIAVGVREDEAALLLVLTHAVSAALLVMSTGGIVWNSITQDINQLGGLWSRRPISALAFIVGGLGLIGFPPLGSFWALMRLGDGLWDKQPWLVGVVIAVNGLTAFSLTREFGLIFGGKAKQMSERSPEVHWPMVLPMVILLGFVLHLPLVLQSLSLLPSWVDLNKDVALLLIWSTIFGCSISAVIHLGNWQKPIRFPWKGLRDFFAYDFYTAQIYRLTIVNGVAQIAKFADMLDRLVIDGIVNLVGLFSLLSGQGLKYSTSGQTQFYAFTVLLGVSVLGMWVAWPFWGVQFLELMF, from the coding sequence ATGGCTCAGTTTCTCCTTGAGACTGTTTGGCTAGTTCCTTGCTATGCCCTAATAGGTGGGTTATTAGCTGTCCCTTGGTCACCGGGGATCATTCGCCGCACAGGGCCAAGACCGGCTGGGTATGTAAATTTGGTAATGACGTTTTTAGCGCTGGTTCACAGTGTGATCGCTTTATTCGCCTCATGGAATCAGCCACCCATAGAACTATTTATTCCTTGGCTTTCGACTGCAGGGTTAAACCTCACAATTGCTGTAGAAATATCTGCGGCGAGTGTGGGTGCAGTGGTCGTGATTACAGGCTTGAATTTCCTCGCCCAGATTTATGCAGTAGGTTACATGGAAATGGATTGGGGATGGGGACGCTTCTTTTCCTTATTAGGATTTTTTGAAGCCGGATTATCTGCCCTAGTTTTATGTAACAACTTGTTCTTCAGCTATGTAATCTTAGAAATTCTCACTTTAGGAACCTACCTTTTAGTCGGCTTATGGTTTAGCCAACCTTTAGTAGTTACCGGTGCAAGAGATGCATTCTTAACCAAACGGGTAGGTGACTTGTTTTTGCTGATGGGGGTGTTGGCATTATGGCCTCTAGCGGGAACGTGGGATTATACAGAACTAGCTGAGTGGGCGACGACTGCAAACGTTAACCCCACAGTAATCACCCTAGTGGGTTTAGCGTTAATCGCCGGGCCTATGGGTAAGTGCGCCCAGTTCCCCTTGCATTTGTGGCTAGATGAGGCGATGGAAGGGCCGGTTCCCAGTACGATTTTACGGAACTCAGTAGTAGTTGCCAGTGGTGCATGGGTGCTGATTAAACTGCAACCAGTTTTAACCTTATCGCCGATAGTTTCCTCCACTATAGTTGCAATTGGTGCAGTCACAGCCGTTGGTGCTTCCTTAATTGCGATCGCCCAAACTGATATTAAGCGCTGTCAATCCTATTCTGTCAGTGCTTACATGGGTTTAGTCTTCATCGCCGTGGGAGTGAGAGAAGATGAAGCCGCGCTGTTGTTGGTACTTACCCATGCAGTGTCCGCCGCCCTACTAGTCATGAGTACCGGGGGAATTGTTTGGAACAGTATCACCCAAGACATCAACCAACTCGGTGGATTATGGTCACGCCGTCCCATATCAGCCTTAGCATTTATCGTCGGTGGTTTGGGATTAATTGGATTTCCGCCCCTAGGTAGCTTTTGGGCATTAATGAGATTAGGAGATGGGCTGTGGGACAAGCAACCTTGGTTGGTGGGAGTAGTTATAGCAGTTAATGGTTTGACAGCCTTTAGTTTAACCAGAGAATTTGGCTTAATTTTTGGTGGTAAAGCCAAGCAGATGAGTGAGCGATCGCCTGAAGTACACTGGCCAATGGTATTGCCAATGGTAATTTTGTTAGGATTTGTCTTGCATCTCCCCCTAGTATTACAAAGCTTATCACTGCTACCCAGTTGGGTAGACCTGAATAAAGATGTTGCACTTCTGCTAATTTGGTCAACCATTTTTGGGTGCAGCATTAGTGCCGTCATTCATTTAGGAAATTGGCAAAAACCAATCCGCTTCCCTTGGAAAGGTTTAAGAGATTTTTTCGCCTACGACTTTTACACCGCCCAAATCTATCGCCTCACTATCGTTAATGGCGTCGCCCAAATTGCCAAATTTGCCGACATGCTAGACCGCTTAGTAATTGATGGGATTGTTAATCTGGTCGGTTTATTTTCCCTCTTGAGTGGACAAGGACTTAAATACAGCACCTCCGGACAAACCCAATTTTATGCGTTCACCGTCCTCTTAGGAGTCAGCGTCTTAGGAATGTGGGTAGCTTGGCCATTCTGGGGAGTGCAATTTTTAGAGTTGATGTTTTGA
- a CDS encoding NYN domain-containing protein, with protein sequence MTMTTLTEEKNQDSSLKEKPHWQGQNLINHGNEEQDIKLRNTVVSSSIFPGLHRGRVAIFIDGLNLFHSALQLGIEIDYLKLLCRLTENSRLLRAFFYTVVDSSRQTSVRIRAHEKQQGFLFWMRRNGYRVVTKEFQPTDNSKKPNINVEIAVDMITLSPYYDTAVLVSGDGDLVYAVNAVSSKGARVEVVSLRTMTNDNLIDVADYFIDLDSIKKYIQKDANIGYNYRSLSNSSI encoded by the coding sequence ATGACTATGACTACCTTGACCGAAGAAAAAAATCAAGATAGCTCCCTCAAGGAGAAACCCCATTGGCAAGGACAAAACCTCATCAATCATGGTAACGAAGAACAAGACATTAAACTAAGAAATACCGTAGTTTCCAGTTCAATTTTTCCAGGATTACATCGTGGTCGAGTCGCTATTTTTATAGATGGTTTAAACCTATTTCATTCAGCTTTACAACTCGGTATTGAAATCGACTATCTCAAATTGCTTTGTCGTTTAACTGAAAATTCCCGATTGTTACGTGCTTTCTTCTATACAGTAGTTGATTCCTCAAGGCAAACATCTGTGCGTATCCGCGCTCATGAAAAGCAGCAAGGTTTTCTATTTTGGATGCGCCGGAATGGGTATCGTGTAGTCACCAAAGAATTCCAGCCTACTGATAATTCAAAAAAACCAAACATCAATGTAGAAATTGCTGTGGATATGATTACTTTATCTCCCTACTATGATACTGCTGTCTTAGTCAGTGGAGATGGAGATTTAGTCTATGCTGTGAATGCCGTCAGTAGCAAAGGAGCAAGGGTAGAAGTTGTCAGTTTACGAACCATGACAAATGACAACTTAATTGATGTTGCTGACTACTTTATTGACTTAGATAGCATTAAAAAATACATCCAAAAGGATGCAAATATCGGCTACAATTACCGTAGTCTATCTAATTCTAGTATTTAA
- a CDS encoding response regulator transcription factor, with product MDILIVEDEPEIAQLIQLSLEKEGFSCRVSRDGINALRIFQEQQPDLIILDLMIPGLDGLEVCARMRQKPGVKDPYILMLTAKGEEIDRVIGLSTGADDYMVKPFSPRELIARVRALLRRSLRQGGQNQVNRTQHFLVDIEQRTASRQLNSQPPEVMDLTTLEFNLLSTFITNPGRVWNRTQLIDKLWGDDFFGDERVVDTHVARLRKKIEPDPANPTFIKTVVGVGYKFEDSPVA from the coding sequence ATGGATATTTTAATTGTTGAGGATGAACCAGAAATTGCTCAGTTAATCCAACTGTCTCTGGAAAAAGAAGGATTTTCCTGTCGCGTTAGCCGTGATGGGATCAATGCTTTGCGAATATTTCAGGAACAACAACCAGATTTAATCATTCTCGACCTCATGATTCCTGGTTTGGATGGGCTAGAGGTTTGTGCCAGAATGCGCCAAAAACCAGGTGTGAAAGACCCCTATATTTTGATGCTCACAGCGAAAGGGGAGGAAATCGATCGCGTTATTGGCTTATCTACTGGTGCTGATGATTACATGGTCAAACCCTTCAGCCCCAGAGAACTAATCGCTAGAGTGCGGGCGCTATTGCGGCGTAGCCTCCGTCAAGGAGGACAAAATCAAGTCAATCGTACCCAACACTTTCTAGTAGATATAGAACAACGGACTGCTAGTCGCCAGCTAAACTCCCAACCACCAGAAGTTATGGACTTAACTACCCTAGAATTTAATTTGTTAAGTACCTTTATTACTAATCCTGGTCGAGTGTGGAACCGCACCCAGCTAATTGATAAACTTTGGGGCGATGACTTTTTTGGTGATGAGCGTGTGGTAGATACTCATGTAGCGCGCTTGCGAAAAAAAATTGAGCCTGATCCGGCTAATCCCACTTTCATCAAAACTGTGGTTGGAGTCGGCTATAAATTTGAAGATTCCCCTGTAGCGTGA
- a CDS encoding cell wall metabolism sensor histidine kinase WalK produces MKIGLRMRLLFSHLVVMFVGVISLVIISKISSPRFFVLHLQRLENEGLDLIDVRTELVEGFETAWRRSTIWSVIVGTTAAGGLSYWVSQRIMQQLTEMEQITRKFAAGNLEARLPASNIPELNRLGASFNRMAASLEGVEARRRELIGDMTHELRTPLTVVRGYLEELADGGIEPTPDIYQRLARETKRLERLVNDLQELSKAEAGYLPINIQQVNLRPLLESLVEKFTDQLLEDGPVLSLECPASLPLVLADVDRTEQVLVNLLGNAVRYTPQGAITIRVWTDVSQLWIAVVDTGIGIAPEDLPHVFERFWRADESRTRQSGGTGIGLTISHRLVELQGGQMQVESEPGSGSNFQFSLPLA; encoded by the coding sequence ATGAAAATAGGCTTGCGAATGCGGCTATTGTTTTCTCACCTAGTGGTGATGTTTGTAGGAGTTATTAGTCTGGTGATTATCAGCAAAATTTCTTCTCCTCGGTTCTTTGTTCTGCACTTGCAACGACTAGAAAATGAGGGATTAGATTTAATTGATGTCCGGACTGAATTAGTGGAAGGATTTGAAACAGCTTGGCGACGAAGCACCATTTGGTCAGTCATAGTCGGCACCACTGCAGCGGGAGGATTGAGCTATTGGGTATCTCAACGGATTATGCAGCAGTTGACCGAGATGGAACAAATTACCCGCAAGTTTGCTGCAGGTAATCTCGAAGCCCGCTTACCAGCGTCTAATATTCCCGAACTCAATCGACTAGGTGCTAGTTTTAACCGGATGGCAGCTAGTTTAGAAGGGGTGGAAGCACGGCGGCGGGAACTAATTGGAGATATGACCCATGAGCTGAGAACACCGCTAACAGTTGTGCGTGGTTACTTGGAAGAACTAGCTGATGGGGGAATTGAACCGACTCCTGATATTTATCAACGGCTAGCTAGAGAAACGAAACGCTTAGAGCGATTAGTCAACGATTTGCAAGAACTTTCTAAGGCTGAAGCTGGTTATCTGCCAATTAACATCCAGCAAGTAAATCTGCGTCCTTTGTTAGAGTCATTAGTGGAAAAATTTACTGACCAGTTGTTAGAAGATGGGCCAGTTTTAAGCTTGGAATGTCCAGCCTCACTGCCTTTAGTTTTGGCAGATGTAGACCGTACGGAGCAAGTGTTAGTCAATCTGCTGGGTAATGCAGTGCGCTATACCCCTCAAGGTGCCATTACTATTCGTGTTTGGACTGACGTATCTCAACTGTGGATTGCTGTTGTTGATACAGGTATTGGCATTGCCCCTGAAGATTTGCCCCATGTATTTGAGCGCTTCTGGCGTGCTGACGAATCCCGCACGCGTCAATCTGGGGGTACTGGTATTGGTTTAACTATTTCTCACCGTTTAGTGGAACTGCAAGGCGGTCAGATGCAAGTAGAAAGTGAACCGGGATCTGGTAGTAATTTTCAATTTTCCCTACCGTTGGCTTGA
- a CDS encoding bifunctional serine/threonine-protein kinase/formylglycine-generating enzyme family protein: protein MTILAGRYEIIGQLGGRGFAITFLAKDHLQSSNPLCVVKQLRPYHIHPQLVELFEQEITILEKLGKHPQIPQLWAYFSENQHLYIVHEFIPGHDLSQEILPGKRSDERYVTDLLPEILEVLSFVHSQGIIHGDIKPRNLMRRYEDGKIFLLDFGTVKEIASLMVDAEGEFISSAVIGTPGYMPNEQKKGNLYLSSDVYALGITAIQALTGIKPGKLPRDIKTGEVIWQDQVNISTHTAGAIAKMVSPNPSQRYPNAIAALQGFTSPSPQSTDWSRRQAIKAFSCVGAGLAASVLIQKIFPSPTTETTVPLLTTPDSLGKSSGATARAATHERSFLKTAQFEVVTVDKWGKIINRYPREARFFTEELGRDIPLEMVQIPGGKFVMGSSPEEKERHQDEGPKHTVVIKTFYISKFPITQKQYQAVMNENPSRFIGRQRPVEQVSWDDAIAFCRQLSQQTGKNYQLPSEAQWEYACRAGTNTPFHFGETITSALGNYDPNFTYGLAPQGKYLQETTVVGSFPPNAFGLYDMHGLVWEWCQDIYFDSYNGAPTDGSARISDRPHHRLLRGGSWGDKPGDCRSANRIKYPQNFRSLLHGFRVVLSVLKHSE, encoded by the coding sequence GTGACTATATTAGCCGGACGCTACGAAATAATTGGGCAATTGGGGGGAAGGGGCTTTGCAATTACGTTCCTGGCAAAAGATCATCTGCAATCAAGTAACCCTCTGTGTGTTGTCAAACAACTACGTCCCTATCATATCCATCCCCAGCTAGTAGAGTTATTTGAACAAGAAATCACAATTCTGGAAAAACTGGGTAAACATCCCCAGATTCCGCAACTGTGGGCATACTTCAGCGAAAATCAGCATCTTTACATAGTGCATGAGTTTATTCCAGGACACGACTTGAGTCAAGAAATTTTGCCTGGGAAACGTTCTGATGAAAGGTATGTCACCGATTTGTTGCCGGAAATTCTCGAAGTCTTAAGCTTTGTACACAGTCAAGGAATTATTCATGGCGATATCAAACCCAGAAATCTCATGCGACGGTATGAAGATGGTAAGATTTTTTTGCTCGATTTTGGGACAGTCAAGGAAATCGCCTCGCTGATGGTGGATGCTGAGGGTGAATTTATTTCCAGCGCCGTAATTGGTACACCTGGCTATATGCCTAATGAGCAAAAAAAAGGTAATCTTTATCTCAGTAGTGATGTGTATGCTTTGGGGATAACGGCTATTCAAGCTCTGACTGGGATTAAGCCTGGCAAACTTCCACGAGATATCAAAACTGGTGAAGTGATCTGGCAAGACCAGGTAAATATTAGCACACATACGGCTGGCGCGATCGCTAAAATGGTGTCACCTAATCCTAGTCAGCGCTACCCAAATGCGATCGCGGCTCTACAAGGGTTCACTTCTCCATCCCCACAAAGCACTGATTGGTCGCGTCGTCAAGCCATTAAAGCTTTTAGTTGTGTCGGTGCTGGCTTGGCTGCATCGGTTTTAATCCAGAAAATTTTCCCATCACCGACAACAGAAACAACAGTACCACTATTAACCACACCCGATTCTCTGGGGAAATCTTCAGGAGCAACCGCACGAGCTGCAACTCACGAGAGATCATTCCTCAAAACTGCTCAATTTGAAGTGGTGACAGTGGATAAGTGGGGAAAAATCATTAATCGTTACCCCAGGGAAGCGAGGTTCTTTACAGAAGAATTGGGTCGAGATATTCCCCTGGAGATGGTGCAAATACCTGGTGGTAAATTTGTGATGGGTTCATCCCCAGAAGAAAAGGAGCGACACCAGGATGAAGGGCCAAAACACACTGTAGTAATTAAAACTTTTTATATAAGTAAATTTCCTATCACTCAAAAACAGTATCAGGCGGTAATGAATGAAAATCCCTCCAGATTTATTGGCAGACAACGGCCTGTAGAACAAGTAAGTTGGGATGATGCGATCGCTTTTTGTCGTCAACTATCTCAACAGACTGGTAAAAACTATCAATTGCCTAGTGAAGCACAATGGGAATATGCGTGTCGAGCCGGAACTAATACCCCATTCCACTTTGGCGAGACGATAACTAGCGCTTTAGGAAACTACGATCCAAACTTCACCTATGGTTTAGCCCCCCAGGGTAAGTATCTGCAAGAAACCACGGTTGTCGGCAGTTTCCCCCCCAATGCCTTTGGACTGTATGATATGCACGGGCTAGTTTGGGAATGGTGTCAGGATATCTATTTTGACAGTTACAACGGCGCTCCTACTGATGGCTCGGCGAGAATTAGCGATCGCCCTCATCATCGCTTGCTACGTGGTGGTTCTTGGGGTGATAAGCCTGGTGACTGTCGTTCAGCAAATCGCATCAAATACCCCCAAAATTTTCGCTCCTTGCTACATGGCTTTCGGGTGGTGCTATCTGTGCTGAAACATTCTGAGTGA